Proteins co-encoded in one Neodiprion lecontei isolate iyNeoLeco1 chromosome 3, iyNeoLeco1.1, whole genome shotgun sequence genomic window:
- the LOC107222186 gene encoding protein phosphatase 1 regulatory subunit 14B isoform X1 — translation MATAMEAGGGGVLTAERSPARANLHVAFTEKGEVKERREKFLTAKYGSHQMSLIRKRLAVEMWLFDELQKLYETVNENGKSREVEVDIDELLDMDTDDHRRSYLQDLLVDAKKSPHDVKKFINDLLEKAKTL, via the exons CTACAGCTATGGAAgctggtggtggtggtgttCTGACAGCAGAACGAAGTCCTGCACGTGCTAATCTGCACGTTGCTTTCACTGAAAAAGGAGAAGTCAAAGAACgtagggaaaaatttttaacagccAAGTATGGCTCGCATCAAATGTCGCTTATCCGGAAGAGACTCGCAGTTGAAATGTGGCTTTTTGATGAGTTGCAGAAACTTTATGAAACTGTG AATGAAAATGGGAAATCTCGAGAGGTTGAGGTAGATATAGACGAGCTACTCGACATGGACACTGATGACCATAGAAGAAGTTACTTACAG GATTTGCTGGTGGATGCAAAAAAGTCACCACACGATGTAAAA aaattcatCAACGATTTGCTCGAGAAAGCAAAAACACTCTGA
- the LOC107222186 gene encoding protein phosphatase 1 regulatory subunit 14B isoform X2 produces the protein MEAGGGGVLTAERSPARANLHVAFTEKGEVKERREKFLTAKYGSHQMSLIRKRLAVEMWLFDELQKLYETVNENGKSREVEVDIDELLDMDTDDHRRSYLQDLLVDAKKSPHDVKKFINDLLEKAKTL, from the exons ATGGAAgctggtggtggtggtgttCTGACAGCAGAACGAAGTCCTGCACGTGCTAATCTGCACGTTGCTTTCACTGAAAAAGGAGAAGTCAAAGAACgtagggaaaaatttttaacagccAAGTATGGCTCGCATCAAATGTCGCTTATCCGGAAGAGACTCGCAGTTGAAATGTGGCTTTTTGATGAGTTGCAGAAACTTTATGAAACTGTG AATGAAAATGGGAAATCTCGAGAGGTTGAGGTAGATATAGACGAGCTACTCGACATGGACACTGATGACCATAGAAGAAGTTACTTACAG GATTTGCTGGTGGATGCAAAAAAGTCACCACACGATGTAAAA aaattcatCAACGATTTGCTCGAGAAAGCAAAAACACTCTGA
- the LOC107222185 gene encoding U4/U6.U5 tri-snRNP-associated protein 1: MGSNKRHKTEKTRETKKKRHRSRSRSHSIEREKVDKHRHHKKHKRRERKDHDSDVEIVSAPPPPKISRIPHALTPPPPPEISRQRSASPTKGGAAQTSLSVEETNKLRAKLGLKPLETSTTSVDDPNKIKDDLGEFYHKPAPNTSDKVKTQKIKDRLNTQKEKRQIESNLSKLKTLGESDSDDDAKAWVQKNRLLQLEKKKADERAKMLDQLDEEFGIGTLVEEEVQSERRSAYSNKDLRGLKVEHDMDTFEEGKTLVLTLKDQAVLDEHEDVLVNVNMLDEERYSRSNLNKTKKPGYDAYDEDNFDEFGFPVKTVLDKYDEEIDGQKKESFAIGYDNAKERKQRQTEIVKHRLANKKLETLRMPELQLASEYYTDAELAKFKKPKKKIRKIRQKKMLKADDLVPDTTDYLRDLGSRRNSRHKEKKDHEDPENLVMDVDDTENTSEDLSGVKIEDDDRELEWQLALKKAQRVKLARQTGVEKVAQTIKQEIDNSNDNQVGNIVLNATAEFCRTLGDIPTYGLAGNREENVQELMDFEAEGIKDETVDDGEDADGRGAWNTVKIDEAAAEPITLEAAILDAEPSLGQGVGGALRLAMSKGYLQKEDTNRPSASRFAHLQAQNYSIEDKTYGDDDKFGRRDRFNGPTSEFKERDGFKPNVKLEYIDDDGHVLSAKEAFRYLSHKFHGKGPGKNKVEKRMKKSEQEVLMKRMSSTDTPLGTLNLLQAKQKETQSPYIVLSGSKQLQTTSISKTKH, translated from the exons ATGGGATCTAATAAGCGGCACAAGACTGAAAAAACTCGTGAAACTAAGAAAAAACGTCATCGCAGCCGTTCTAGATCGCACTCTATAGAACGTGAAAAAGTCGACAAACATAGGCATCACAAAAAACATAAAAGAAGAGAACGCAAGGATCACGACAGCGATG TTGAAATTGTCAGCGCTCCACCACCTCCAAAAATATCGAGAATACCACATGCACTGACGCCACCACCTCCTCCAGAAATATCTCGTCAAAGGAGTGCATCTCCAACCAAAGGAGGAGCAGCGCAGACATCATTGTCAGTTGAAGAAACAAATAAGTTACGAGCAAAGCTTGGTCTAAAACCTTTAGAGACCAGTACTACCTCTGTAGATGATCCTAACAAAATCAAAGATGATTTAGGAGAATTTTATCACAAGCCAGCACCAAATACTAGCGATAAAGTAAAAACGCAAAAGATCAAAGATAGACTGAACACGCAGAAGGAAAAACGACAGATTGAATCCAATCTTTCAAAACTCAAAACTTTGGGCGAAAGCGATTCAGATGATGACGCCAAGGCTTGGGTGCAAAAAAACCGTCTCCTTCAGTTGGAGAAAAAGAAGGCTGATGAAAGG GCAAAAATGTTGGATCAGTTGGACGAAGAGTTCGGTATAGGTACTCTTGTTGAGGAAGAGGTTCAAAGTGAACGTCGTTCAGCCTACTCGAACAAAGATTTACGAGGGCTCAAAGTCGAACATGACATG GATACTTTTGAGGAGGGCAAGACCCTTGTACTGACACTCAAAGATCAGGCAGTTTTAGATGAGCATGAAGATGTACTAGTAAACGTAAATATGCTGGACGAAGAGCGTTATTCGCGcagtaatttgaataaaactaaaaaaccTGGGTACGATGCGTATGATGAAGACAATTTTGATGAGTTTGGATTCCCAGTGAAAACGGTTCTAGACAAATATGATGAAGAGATAGATGGACAGAAGAAGGAAAGTTTTGCCATTGGTTATGATAATGCTAAAGAACGAAAACAACGACAAACTGAAATTGTAAAACACCGcctagcgaacaaaaaattggaaacacTAAGGATGCCAGAGCTACAGTTAGCTAGTGAATATTACACTGATGCAGAGTTGGCAAAGTTTAAGAAACccaagaaaaaa ATCCGAAAAATCAGACAGAAAAAGATGTTGAAGGCAGACGATCTTGTTCCTGATACAACTGATTATCTCAGAGATTTAGGAAGTCGAAGGAATTCAAgacataaagaaaaaaaggatcaTGAGGATCCTGAAAATCTTGTTATGGATGTCGATGATACAgaaa ATACAAGTGAAGACTTGTCGGGTGTTAAAATTGAAGATGATGACAGAGAACTCGAATGGCAGTTGGCATTGAAAAAAGCACAACGTGTGAAACTAGCACGTCAAACTGGGGTAGAAAAAGTTGCTCaaacaataaaacaagaaATTGACAATTCAAATGACAATCAAGTTGGTAATATTGTACTCAATGCGACTGCTGAATTTTGTAGAACATTAGGAGACATTCCAACTTACGGGCTTGCTGGAAACAGGGAAGAAAATGTTCAAGAACTCATG GACTTTGAGGCTGAGGGGATCAAAGATGAAACGGTAGATGATGGAGAAGATGCTGATGGCCGTGGAGCTTGGAATACAGTAAAAATAG ATGAAGCTGCAGCTGAGCCAATAACACTGGAGGCTGCAATTTTGGATGCAGAACCATCGCTTGGACAGGGTGTAGGCGGTGCTCTAAGACTTGCAATGAGTAAAGGTTATTTACAAAAAGAGGATACTAACAGACCTTCTGCATCCCGTTTTGCTCATTTACAGGCACAAAATTATTCTATTGAAGATAAAACTTATGG GGATGATGACAAGTTTGGCAGAAGAGATAGGTTTAATGGACCAACTTCCGAATTCAAAGAACGAGACGGATTTAAGCCCAATGTCAAGTTGGAATATATCGACGATGATGGACACGTTTTGAGTGCCAAGGAAGCATTCCGATATCTTTCTCATAAATTTCATGGTAAAGGTCCTGGGAAGAACAAg GTGGAAAAGAGAATGAAGAAATCTGAGCAAGAAGTATTGATGAAGCGGATGTCTTCTACTGATACTCCACTAGGTACACTTAATCTATTGCAAGCTAAGCAAAAAGAAACACAATCTCCATACATTGTGCTGAGTGGCAGCAAGCAGTTGCAAAC GACGAGCATATCAAAGACGAAGcattaa
- the LOC107222170 gene encoding esterase E4 → MLVETVASLSCYNATAYLLEALLLSTCLANCGITPTKDGRIPAGEDWIRPETTIPQGTLRGINMVTHHGRRFFAFKGIPFAEPPIGDLRFKQAVPAGPWNGILDAGSNPNACIQREDKLFGDEDCLYLNIYTPRIPKSKNSTLLPVMVYIYGGQFKFGTSTPERWSPRFLLDKDVVLLIPNYRFGILGFLTTGNEVSPGNNNLKDMVQALKWTQENIKYFGGDPDQVTIFGGSSGAISVHFLTLSPLTKGLFHRYMTHSGTAVTIIAPEPWSVAAERVTKLGEYLGCPTDTSTVLLDCLRSFNGSYLYDTEIVLREMKLFDFMSWVPVIEPDVEGALLTDTPANLLAAGKKHDIPWVSLVTRDEGIVVLGAYYDNPDLSQELLNNIDSFLLRIFRYDTWAPDTAAYTAAVKSFYNLSDPTADRKLLLINLTKLITDALYTYPVYQEIEQHITHAAYKNPVYLCTFDYKGAFSYSYKFSGGNTEDWGAAHGDELIYLLPGPKEMFGPPGTEFSKTDLRLADAMVELWTSFAINGSPTTAALNDNIIWEPYASGKKYLQIGNGPDAGLEIKSGFHEERMLFWEKFYAAKL, encoded by the exons ATGCTTGTCGAAACGGTAGCCTCGCTTTCGTGTTATAATGCAACCGCGTACTTGTTGGAGGCACTTTTACTGAGCACATGTCTTGCGAACTGCGGTATTACTCCGACAAAAGATGGAAGGATTCCTGCCGGCGAGGATTGGATACGTCCGGAAACGACGATACCTCAGGGAACACTTAGAGGTATCAATATGGTCACACACCACGGTAGAAGATTCTTCGCCTTCAAGGGAATCCCGTTCGCTGAGCCACCGATTGGGGATCTTAG GTTTAAGCAAGCTGTACCAGCTGGTCCTTGGAATGGGATTCTTGACGCTGGCAGTAATCCCAACGCGTGTATTCAACGAGAGGACAAGCTCTTTGGGGACGAAGACTGCCTTTATCTCAATATTTATACGCCACGG ATTCCCAAGAGCAAAAATTCCACGTTACTGCCAGTGATGGTCTACATTTATGGTGGACAATTTAAATTTGGAACGAGCACTCCTGAACGATGGAGTCCACGCTTCCTCCTTGATAAGGACGTAGTGCTTCTCATTCCAAATTATCGTTTCGGAATACTGGGATTTCTGACTACCGGTAACGAAGTATCACCTGGAAACAATAATCTGAAAGACATGGTTCAGGCTTTGAAATGGACCCAAGAGAACATCAAATATTTTGGTGGTGATCCCGATCAAGTCACAATCTTCGGTGGAAGTTCAGGCGCCATTAGCgttcattttttaacgttaTCTCCTTTGACAAAAG GACTCTTTCACAGGTACATGACACATAGTGGAACAGCAGTCACCATAATAGCTCCAGAACCGTGGTCGGTTGCTGCCGAACGCGTAACTAAGTTGGGCGAATACCTTGGTTGTCCAACCGATACGTCAACCGTTCTTCTTGACTGTCTGAGAAGTTTCAATGGATCGTATCTGTACGATACCGAAATAGTGCTGAGGGAAATGAAATTGTTCGATTTCATGAGCTGGGTTCCAGTAATCGAGCCTGATGTAGAAGGCGCGTTGCTTACGGATACTCCAGCGAATCTTCTCGCCGCCGGCAAGAAACATGATATACCTTGGGTTTCCCTCGTAACTCGGGATGAAGGAATTGTTGTTCTTGGAG CGTACTACGACAATCCAGATCTGTCTCAGGAACTGTTAAACAACATTGACTCTTTCTTGTTGAGAATATTCAGATATGACACTTGGGCACCTGATACAGCAGCCTACACCGCTGCTGTTAAGTCGTTCTATAACTTAAGCGATCCAACTGCTGACAGAAAATTG CTACTAATTAACTTAACGAAACTCATAACTGACGCCTTGTATACATATCCGGTCTACCAAGAAATTGAGCAGCATATAACACATGCTGCGTACAAGAATCCGGTGTACCTATGCACTTTTGACTACAAAGGTGCCTTCAGCTACAGCTACAAATTTAGTGGAGGTAACACAGAGGATTGGGGTGCAGCACACGGTGACGAACTGATTTATCTCCTTCCTGGACCAAAGGAAATGTTCGGACCGCCAGGAACTGAATTCAGCAAAACTGACTTGAGACTGGCTGATGCAATGGTAGAGCTATGGACATCGTTCGCTATCAATGG GTCACCGACCACTGCAGCTCTGAATGACAACATAATCTGGGAACCGTACGCATCaggtaaaaaatatcttcaaatCGGCAATGGACCCGATGCTGGGCTTGAGATTAAAAGTGGCTTCCATGAAGAGCGAATGCTGTTTTGGGAAAAGTTCTACGCTGCTAAATTATAG
- the LOC107222171 gene encoding esterase E4 isoform X1, giving the protein MLFSYADGATVTQWQTVIMAVGTIASLSCSYNATAYLLEALLLSTCLTNCGNNPTKNGVIPACEDWTRPETTIPQGRLRGIYMGTHLGRRFSAFMGIPFAEPPVGDLRFKQAVPAGPWKGTLDAGHIRNACIQREYEMMGDEDCLYLNVYTPQLSSSQNATLLPVMVFIYGGQFRFGTRHPERWSPQFLLNKDVVLVVPSYRYGILGFLSTGDEVSPGNNLLKDIVEALRWTQQNIKYFGGDPNKVTIFGGSSGSVSVHLLTVSPLTKGLFHQYMTHSAPGSSPHAPEPYSAAARRAIKLGEYLGCPTDTSITLVNCLRTFNASYLYDTEVILKEMKVAGYLAWAPVVEPKVEGALITDRPENIIANGKKHDLPWVTLVTEEEGIVMSAVYFNRPDLFQQFLDNVDSHLINILRYDVWSADVDAQTAALKSRYLNDLTADRKLLMLNVTRIITDGTFIYPIHKEVKQYVNNPAYKSPAYLCTFDYRGTFSYSYKFSGGNTENWGAAHGDELIYLLPGPKEMFAPPGSEFTETDLKVVDTMVELWTSFATNGLPTTAALNDNAIWEPFSSDEKYLQIGNDSDPGIQVKSGFHEERMQFWENFYAGRK; this is encoded by the exons ATGCTGTTCTCTTACGCGGATGGTG CGACCGTCACTCAGTGGCAAACAGTAATCATGGCCGTAGGTACGATAGCCTCGCTCTCGTGCAGTTATAATGCAACCGCCTACCTGTTAGAGGCTCTTTTACTCAGCACTTGTCTGACGAACTGTGGTAATAATCCAACAAAAAATGGGGTGATTCCCGCTTGCGAGGATTGGACGCGTCCGGAAACGACGATACCTCAAGGAAGACTCAGAGGTATATATATGGGCACACACCTTGGCAGAAGATTCTCTGCCTTTATGGGAATCCCGTTTGCTGAGCCACCGGTTGGAGATCTTAG GTTTAAACAAGCTGTACCAGCGGGTCCTTGGAAGGGAACTCTGGATGCTGGCCATATTCGCAATGCATGTATTCAACGCGAATACGAGATGATGGGGGATGAGGACTGCCTCTATCTCAATGTCTATACGCCGCAG CTCTCTAGTAGCCAAAATGCTACGTTACTGCCAGTGATGGTCTTCATCTATGGTGGACAATTCAGGTTTGGAACGAGACATCCTGAGCGATGGAGTCCACAATTTCTTCTTAATAAGGACGTGGTTCTCGTAGTTCCTAGCTATCGTTACGGAATACTCGGATTTTTGAGTACCGGCGACGAAGTATCGCCGGGAAATAATTTGCTCAAAGATATAGTTGAAGCTTTGAGATGGACCCAACAAAACATCAAGTATTTCGGTGGTGATCCAAATAAAGTGACTATCTTCGGTGGAAGTTCAGGCTCCGTTAGCGTTCACCTTTTAACTGTATCTCCTTTAACCAAAG GGCTCTTCCACCAATACATGACACACAGTGCGCCGGGAAGCTCGCCTCATGCGCCTGAACCATATTCAGCGGCCGCGAGACGAGCAATTAAGTTGGGCGAATACCTTGGTTGTCCAACCGACACGTCCATCACCCTTGTTAATTGCCTGAGGACTTTCAATGCATCATACTTGTACGATACAGAGGTGAtattgaaagaaatgaaagtgGCCGGATATCTTGCGTGGGCTCCCGTTGTAGAACCTAAAGTAGAAGGTGCATTGATTACGGATAGACCAGAGAATATCATTGCCAATGGAAAAAAGCATGATTTACCGTGGGTGACCCTTGTAACTGAGGAAGAAGGAATTGTTATGAGTGCAG TGTACTTTAATAGGCCAGACCTGTTCCAGCAATTTTTAGACAACGTTGACTCTCACTTAATCAACATCTTGAGATATGACGTTTGGTCAGCCGATGTCGATGCCCAAACTGCTGCTCTAAAGTCTCGCTACTTGAACGATCTAACTGCAGACAGAAAATTG CTAATGCTCAATGTGACTCGCATCATCACCGATGGCACGTTCATCTACCCTATTCACAAAGAAGTCAAGCAATATGTAAACAACCCTGCTTACAAGAGTCCCGCATACCTTTGCACTTTTGACTACCGAGGCACTTTCAGCTATAGCTATAAGTTTAGTGGTGGTAACACGGAGAATTGGGGCGCGGCGCACGGAGACGAGCTGATTTACCTTCTTCCTGGACCAAAGGAAATGTTTGCGCCACCAGGCTCTGAATTTACTGAGACTGATTTGAAAGTGGTCGACACTATGGTGGAGCTATGGACATCGTTTGCTACAAATGG GTTGCCGACTACTGCAGCTCTCAATGACAACGCGATTTGGGAACCATTCTCATCAGACGAAAAATATCTTCAGATCGGTAATGACAGCGATCCTGGAATTCAGGTTAAAAGTGGTTTTCACGAAGAGCGAATGCAGTTTTGGGAAAATTTCTATGCTGGCAGAAAGTGA
- the LOC107222171 gene encoding esterase FE4 isoform X2 yields the protein MRFKQAVPAGPWKGTLDAGHIRNACIQREYEMMGDEDCLYLNVYTPQLSSSQNATLLPVMVFIYGGQFRFGTRHPERWSPQFLLNKDVVLVVPSYRYGILGFLSTGDEVSPGNNLLKDIVEALRWTQQNIKYFGGDPNKVTIFGGSSGSVSVHLLTVSPLTKGLFHQYMTHSAPGSSPHAPEPYSAAARRAIKLGEYLGCPTDTSITLVNCLRTFNASYLYDTEVILKEMKVAGYLAWAPVVEPKVEGALITDRPENIIANGKKHDLPWVTLVTEEEGIVMSAVYFNRPDLFQQFLDNVDSHLINILRYDVWSADVDAQTAALKSRYLNDLTADRKLLMLNVTRIITDGTFIYPIHKEVKQYVNNPAYKSPAYLCTFDYRGTFSYSYKFSGGNTENWGAAHGDELIYLLPGPKEMFAPPGSEFTETDLKVVDTMVELWTSFATNGLPTTAALNDNAIWEPFSSDEKYLQIGNDSDPGIQVKSGFHEERMQFWENFYAGRK from the exons ATGCG GTTTAAACAAGCTGTACCAGCGGGTCCTTGGAAGGGAACTCTGGATGCTGGCCATATTCGCAATGCATGTATTCAACGCGAATACGAGATGATGGGGGATGAGGACTGCCTCTATCTCAATGTCTATACGCCGCAG CTCTCTAGTAGCCAAAATGCTACGTTACTGCCAGTGATGGTCTTCATCTATGGTGGACAATTCAGGTTTGGAACGAGACATCCTGAGCGATGGAGTCCACAATTTCTTCTTAATAAGGACGTGGTTCTCGTAGTTCCTAGCTATCGTTACGGAATACTCGGATTTTTGAGTACCGGCGACGAAGTATCGCCGGGAAATAATTTGCTCAAAGATATAGTTGAAGCTTTGAGATGGACCCAACAAAACATCAAGTATTTCGGTGGTGATCCAAATAAAGTGACTATCTTCGGTGGAAGTTCAGGCTCCGTTAGCGTTCACCTTTTAACTGTATCTCCTTTAACCAAAG GGCTCTTCCACCAATACATGACACACAGTGCGCCGGGAAGCTCGCCTCATGCGCCTGAACCATATTCAGCGGCCGCGAGACGAGCAATTAAGTTGGGCGAATACCTTGGTTGTCCAACCGACACGTCCATCACCCTTGTTAATTGCCTGAGGACTTTCAATGCATCATACTTGTACGATACAGAGGTGAtattgaaagaaatgaaagtgGCCGGATATCTTGCGTGGGCTCCCGTTGTAGAACCTAAAGTAGAAGGTGCATTGATTACGGATAGACCAGAGAATATCATTGCCAATGGAAAAAAGCATGATTTACCGTGGGTGACCCTTGTAACTGAGGAAGAAGGAATTGTTATGAGTGCAG TGTACTTTAATAGGCCAGACCTGTTCCAGCAATTTTTAGACAACGTTGACTCTCACTTAATCAACATCTTGAGATATGACGTTTGGTCAGCCGATGTCGATGCCCAAACTGCTGCTCTAAAGTCTCGCTACTTGAACGATCTAACTGCAGACAGAAAATTG CTAATGCTCAATGTGACTCGCATCATCACCGATGGCACGTTCATCTACCCTATTCACAAAGAAGTCAAGCAATATGTAAACAACCCTGCTTACAAGAGTCCCGCATACCTTTGCACTTTTGACTACCGAGGCACTTTCAGCTATAGCTATAAGTTTAGTGGTGGTAACACGGAGAATTGGGGCGCGGCGCACGGAGACGAGCTGATTTACCTTCTTCCTGGACCAAAGGAAATGTTTGCGCCACCAGGCTCTGAATTTACTGAGACTGATTTGAAAGTGGTCGACACTATGGTGGAGCTATGGACATCGTTTGCTACAAATGG GTTGCCGACTACTGCAGCTCTCAATGACAACGCGATTTGGGAACCATTCTCATCAGACGAAAAATATCTTCAGATCGGTAATGACAGCGATCCTGGAATTCAGGTTAAAAGTGGTTTTCACGAAGAGCGAATGCAGTTTTGGGAAAATTTCTATGCTGGCAGAAAGTGA